Proteins found in one Zea mays cultivar B73 chromosome 1, Zm-B73-REFERENCE-NAM-5.0, whole genome shotgun sequence genomic segment:
- the LOC541848 gene encoding glutathione transferase39: MAGEEGLKVLGLQVSPFVLRVCLALNMKGVSYEYVEEDISNKSELLLKSNPVHKKVPVLIHNGKPICESLVIMQYVDELFAGRPILPTDPYERATARFWAAYADDKLFPAWYGMVKAQAEEERAEKAKETLAAIEHMEVTFAKCSGGNAFFGGDSIGYVDIVLTCSAPSCSGSRRCAGFSTWRSLTLARLRCWLRGRSGL; encoded by the exons ATGGCGGGCGAGGAGGGTCTTAAGGTCCTCGGCCTGCAGGTGAGCCCGTTCGTGCTCCGCGTGTGCTTGGCGCTGAACATGAAAGGAGTGAGTTACGAGTACGTCGAGGAGGACATatccaacaagagtgagctcctgCTCAAGTCCAACCCGGTGCACAAGAAGGTGCCCGTGCTCATCCACAACGGTAAGCCCATCTGCGAGTCACTCGTCATCATGCAGTACGTCGACGAGCTGTTCGCCGGCCGGCCGATCCTCCCAACCGACCCCTACGAGCGCGCCACTGCTCGCTTCTGGGCTGCCTACGCCGACGACAAG TTGTTTCCAGCGTGGTACGGCATGGTGAAGGCCCAGGCGGAGGAGGAGAGGGCGGAGAAGGCGAAGGAGACGCTCGCCGCCATCGAGCACATGGAAGTGACCTTCGCCAAGTGCTCCGGCGGCAACGCCTTCTTCGGTGGCGACTCCATCGGCTACGTCGACATCGTGCTGACGTGCTCGGCTCCTTCTTGTTCTGGTTCGAGGCGGTGCGCAGGGTTTTCGACCTGGAGATCATTAACGCTAGCAAGACTCCGCTGTTGGCTGCGTGGGCGGAGCGGTTTGTAG